The genome window AGGCAGTCGGCGACGAACGCCTCGAGCGCGACCTCGAAACCACCGGCCTGCTCCAGCGCCCGCGTGAAGTCGTCCGGTGCGCGGGGCGTCAGGTCGACCGCCCCGTCGAGCACGACCCGGCCGACGCGGTCGGGGAACAGCTCGACGTACAGCGCCCCGATGACCGTCCCGTAGGACTTGCCGAGGTAGTCCAGCTCCGTCTCGCCGAGCGCCGCGCGCAGGACGTCCATGTCGCGGGCGACGCTCACCGAGTCGACGTGCGGCGCCACGGGGTCGTCGCCGCACCCGGTGGCGAGCTCGCCCGCGAGAGCCTCGAGCGCGTCGAGCTCGCGCGGGTCGTCGGGGCTCGGGTCCGCGGCCACGAAGGCGTCGTACGTGCCGTCGTCGACGCAGTCGACCGGCGCGGAGCGGGCGACGCCGCGCGGGTCGAAGCCGACGACGTCGTAGGCGGCCCGCAGGCGGTCGGTCGTGACGAGCTCGGCCTGCAGCGCGTAGTCCACACCCGACCCACCCGGACCGCCCGGGTTGAGCACGAGGGAGCCGGCCCGCTCGCCGGAGGCGGGCAGGCGGGCGAGCGCGAGCCCGATCGTGTCGCCGTCGGGCTCGTCGTAGTCCAGCGGCACCTCGAGCGTGCCGCACTCCTGGCGCGTGAGCTCCAGCCCCTCGGGCGGGCGGACGTCGTCGCAGGGGCCCCACTGCACCCGCTGGGCGTAGAAGGGGGCGAGGGCGTCGTCCGGCGCCGCGGTGACGGCGGGGTCCGTGACCGGCGGCACGGAGCCGGCGGTCCCGGGCTGCCCGGCCCCGCCGGCGTCGGGCGGGGCGGCGAGCGAGCAGCCGGCGAGGGCGAGCGCGGCGAGCACCACCGCCGGCGCCGCTCGCGGGAGGCGTCCGGCGCCGGACGCGGGCCGGCCGGAGGCGGTCGCGTGCCTCACGCCGGCTCGCCCAGCCGGAGCGTCATGCCCTCGAGCGCGAGCGGCAGGGCCGCGTTCTGCGTGAGGCGCCGGCGCGTCGTGGTGATGACGTCGCACGTGCGCAGGACGTCCGCGGGCGGGGTGCGCCGCGCCAGCCGCTCCACGTCGGCGCGCAGGTCGGCGTTGACCAGCGGGACGCTCGCGCCGGCCTGGACGAGCAGCACGTCCCGGTACAGCGACAGCAGGTCGAGCAGGGCGCGGTCGAGGCCGTCGGTCGCGCTGCGGCGCGCGCGCCGGCGGTGCTGCTCCTGCAGCTCGCGCCACTGCGCCCGCACCTGCCGCGGCAGCTCCTCCGGAGCGCTCACCCCCATCGCCCGCAGCCACGCGGCGTTCTCGTGCTCCTGCTGCGCCTCGACCGCGGCCGTCGACTCCTCGGTGGCGATCTCGCGCAGCTCCTGCGCCGCGTCGACGGCGCCGGGCACCCCCACGGCCCGGCCCGGCACCTGCAGGACCTCGCGGCGACGGCGTCGTGCGTCCGGGTCGAGGGCGAGCCGGCGCGCGACCCCGATGTGGCCCTGCGACGCGGCCGCCGCCCACGCCGCCTCGGCCGCGCTCACGCCGTGCTGCTCCACGAGCACCCGCGCCACCGCGTCGGCGGCGGGGACGCCGAGGCCGACCTGGCGGCAGCGGCTGCGGATGGTGGGCAGCAGGTCGTCGGGCGAGGGCGCGCACAGCACCCACACCGTGTGCGGGGGCGGCTCCTCCACCTCCTTGAGGAGCATGTTGGCCGCGACGTCGCGCAGCCGGTCGGCGTCCTCCACGACCACGACGACGTGGCGGCCGCGCGTCGGGGCCATGGCCGCGCGGCGCACCAGCTGGACGACGACGTCCTTGCGCAGCTGCATCTCGTCGGTGGCGAGGACCGTGACGTCGGGGTGGGACCCGGCGAGCGCCTCGATGCAGTCGGGGCAGCGCCCGCACCCGTCGTCGGGGCACTGCAGGGCCGCCGCGAAGGCGCGGGCCGCGACCGAGCGCCCCGACCCGGGCGGGCCGGTGACGAGCCACGCGTGCGCCAGCCCCGACGGCTCGAGGCGTCGCGCGACGGCCCGCCGCAGCGTCGCCACCGCCCGCTCCTGGCCGACGACCGCGTCCCAGACGCTCACCGGCCGCGTTCCCCCCGCTCGGCCTCGCTCGTGCCGGGCAGCTCGATGACGTGCGGGCGGGTCCCGCCCGGACCCGTACCGTCGTCGGGCCCGTCACCGCCGCCGGCCCGGCCCCAGCCGTCCTGCCCGTCCCGGTCCTCCTGCCCTTCCCAGCCGTCCTGCCTGTCCCAGTCCTCCCAGTCGTCCCAGCCGTCCCCGGCGCCGTCCCGCTGCCCGGTGGGCGGCGCGTCCACCAGCACGGGAAGCACGTCGGTGTCGCCCTCGTGCAGGTGCCGGCGGTGCTCCTCGGCGCGGGCCCGCATGCGCTCGGCCTCGGTGGCCAGCCGCTCCCGCTCCGCCTGCTCCTGCCGCCGGCGGTCGACCGCGAGCCGCTCGCGGACGTCGGCCCGGACGGCCTCCTCGGCGGACGCCTCCTCCACCGCGCGGGCCTCGCGGTGCTCGCGGCGGCGGGCGTCGGCGGCGAGCCGCTCGGCCATCGTGTCGCGCTGCCGCGGCGACAGCGGGAGCATGCGCCGCACCCGCCGGTCCACCTCGCGCAGGACCTCGGCCTCCGGGCGGGACGCGTCGACGACGAGGTAGCGGCGCGGGTCGAGCGCCGCCCGCTCGAGGAAGGTCCGGCGCACGCGGGCGTGGAAGTCCGCCCCCGCCGACTCCAGCCGGTCGGCGCCGTCGGCGCCGTCGCGCTCCTCCAGACGTCCGCGCGCGGTCGACGGGTCGATGTCGAGCACGACGGTGAGGTCCGGCCGCAGCCCGTCGGTGGCCCACCGCGACAGCCGTGCGACCTCCGCCCCCTGGAGGTCCCCGCGCGCACCCTGGTAGGCGACCGAGGAGTCGACGTAGCGGTCCCCCACGACGACGCGCCCCGCCGCGAGCGCCGGCCGCACGACCGTCGCCACGTGCTGGGCGCGGTCCGCGGCGAACAGCAGCGCCTCCGCGCGGGGCACCGGTCCGAGGGCGGGGTCGCCGGGGTCCAGGACGAGCCGGCGCACCTCGCGGCCCAGCGGCGTGCCGCCCGGCTCGCGGGTGAGCAGCACGTCGTGCCCGAGCTCGTCGACCAGCACGCGCTCCAGCGCGGTGACGAGGGTCGACTTGCCGGAGCCGTCCCCGCCCTCGACGACGAGGAAGAAGCCGGGGTGCGGCCGCTCGACGTCGAACGGGTCGCCGGTCCCCCGACGCACCGCCTCCACGACCTCCGCGCGCAGCGACAGCCCCGGGCGGTCGTCGAGCTGACGGAAGGTGACCACCCCGACGACCACTGCGAGCGCGCCGGCGAGGGCGAGCACGGTCCCCGGGCCGCCGAAGGTCCACGTCAGGGTGTCGGTGACGTCGAGGGAGCGCTCGCCCACGACGCTCGCGAGCGCGGGACCGGCGGCCATGACGCCCACGAGGACGATGCGCACCGCGGTCTGCACGAAGGCGAAGGTCCTGCCCCGGACGGTGTCGTCGACCTCGGCGCCGAGCAGCGTCATGCCCGTGACCCACGCGAGGCCGGCGAAGAAGCCGAGCACCGTGACGACGAGGACCGACAGCACGATGTCCGCGGACAGCCCCACCACCACGAGCACGACGCCCGCCGCCGCGATCGAGGCGCCGAACAGGCGGCGGCGCGACACGTCGCGCAGCGTCCGGGGGCCCTGCCAGACCCCGAGCGCCATGCCGACGAAGACCGCACCGAAAAGGACGCCGTAGCCGGGTGCCCCCGCCCCCAGGCGC of Aquipuribacter sp. SD81 contains these proteins:
- a CDS encoding alpha/beta hydrolase, with amino-acid sequence MRHATASGRPASGAGRLPRAAPAVVLAALALAGCSLAAPPDAGGAGQPGTAGSVPPVTDPAVTAAPDDALAPFYAQRVQWGPCDDVRPPEGLELTRQECGTLEVPLDYDEPDGDTIGLALARLPASGERAGSLVLNPGGPGGSGVDYALQAELVTTDRLRAAYDVVGFDPRGVARSAPVDCVDDGTYDAFVAADPSPDDPRELDALEALAGELATGCGDDPVAPHVDSVSVARDMDVLRAALGETELDYLGKSYGTVIGALYVELFPDRVGRVVLDGAVDLTPRAPDDFTRALEQAGGFEVALEAFVADCLQQDDCPLAGTTEEGVGQVRALLASLDTAPLPAEGDDREVNQGLGLAGLISPLYNYDLWPGLRLALGLAYTGDGSVLLRLNDFFRERQPDGSYRSNAGEAIYAVNCLDRGGDPVRRGSVGPDDLDRLSRELTEAAPTFGPQLAYGALPCLDWEHTAVPWPEVDGQGAPPVVVVGTTRDPATPMVWAERLADQLDTGVLVRFDGDGHTAYGRAGSGCVDELLDAFWLEGEVPADGTTCEAAY
- a CDS encoding DNA polymerase III subunit delta' translates to MSVWDAVVGQERAVATLRRAVARRLEPSGLAHAWLVTGPPGSGRSVAARAFAAALQCPDDGCGRCPDCIEALAGSHPDVTVLATDEMQLRKDVVVQLVRRAAMAPTRGRHVVVVVEDADRLRDVAANMLLKEVEEPPPHTVWVLCAPSPDDLLPTIRSRCRQVGLGVPAADAVARVLVEQHGVSAAEAAWAAAASQGHIGVARRLALDPDARRRRREVLQVPGRAVGVPGAVDAAQELREIATEESTAAVEAQQEHENAAWLRAMGVSAPEELPRQVRAQWRELQEQHRRRARRSATDGLDRALLDLLSLYRDVLLVQAGASVPLVNADLRADVERLARRTPPADVLRTCDVITTTRRRLTQNAALPLALEGMTLRLGEPA
- the tmk gene encoding dTMP kinase, whose protein sequence is MSARLDGPGGPDGPDGSGGHEGHGHVLADPETVDPADGSGLPDHSPSGVLRHRAFRRLWVVLGLSSLGDWLGLLAVTFFAAVLAGSAGDADLLDLGSVDLTSAQAGVAVSLVFVARLAPALLLGPLAGVLADRLDRRTTLVVGDVVRGLLFLSVPLVGELWWLYVATVLVEVTALFWMPAKDAMVPNLVPRRRLEAANQLGVVATYGTAPVAALLFVVLVWLSNMLDDVLGGLADALVSPVDLALYVNGVTFLVAAVVIARLPLPPGARGPALRHEAAPDARADVTDDGMPGAAPARPSVWRQVLDGWSFIARTPVVRGLVGGMIGAFAAGGFVIGLGIPYVARLGAGAPGYGVLFGAVFVGMALGVWQGPRTLRDVSRRRLFGASIAAAGVVLVVVGLSADIVLSVLVVTVLGFFAGLAWVTGMTLLGAEVDDTVRGRTFAFVQTAVRIVLVGVMAAGPALASVVGERSLDVTDTLTWTFGGPGTVLALAGALAVVVGVVTFRQLDDRPGLSLRAEVVEAVRRGTGDPFDVERPHPGFFLVVEGGDGSGKSTLVTALERVLVDELGHDVLLTREPGGTPLGREVRRLVLDPGDPALGPVPRAEALLFAADRAQHVATVVRPALAAGRVVVGDRYVDSSVAYQGARGDLQGAEVARLSRWATDGLRPDLTVVLDIDPSTARGRLEERDGADGADRLESAGADFHARVRRTFLERAALDPRRYLVVDASRPEAEVLREVDRRVRRMLPLSPRQRDTMAERLAADARRREHREARAVEEASAEEAVRADVRERLAVDRRRQEQAERERLATEAERMRARAEEHRRHLHEGDTDVLPVLVDAPPTGQRDGAGDGWDDWEDWDRQDGWEGQEDRDGQDGWGRAGGGDGPDDGTGPGGTRPHVIELPGTSEAERGERGR